From one Peredibacter starrii genomic stretch:
- the pdxR gene encoding MocR-like pyridoxine biosynthesis transcription factor PdxR — protein MAKTKNNIEIPSLNLINRKEGNIGQQLLQRLREAINVGELKPGERLPSTRSLASSLELARGTVTEVYDQLIAEGYLVTKVGSGTTVALDLFETEIKSPRKTSASESQITLSEKAKFYTALAEQFIAKPTTPFSIAQPKNDVAMDANWDRINRRVRSSKTAGPSTYQEPNGLLYLRNEIANYVRKARSVLCEPEQVIITSGTQQGLYLTAKVLLEEKDKVWIEDPTYLGLSSILKDFKINMVPIPVDENGLDVDFAIKKSPKAKAVYVTPSHQYPLGMVMSMARRQALINWAIKNNSWIIEDDYDSELRYSGHPFPSLQGLDPQRVIYLGTFSKVLYPSLRLGYLILPRPLVKAFAGAKAIIDRHSSLSDQQVLATYMSEGYFESHIRRIRAVYAQKKNLLVELLTKELSSTCSIQNNDQGMHLILWLPPKSNDTLIAKELLKEGIVVRAVSTLYSNGKGRSGLMLGYGGHTNQQLADAVKKLKRTLHRLMISSP, from the coding sequence ATGGCAAAAACGAAGAACAATATAGAGATACCAAGCCTCAATCTGATCAACAGGAAAGAAGGAAATATTGGGCAACAACTTCTTCAAAGATTAAGGGAGGCCATTAATGTAGGTGAATTAAAACCTGGAGAGCGCTTGCCTTCAACTCGCTCACTTGCAAGTTCACTTGAACTGGCTAGAGGTACTGTTACTGAAGTCTATGACCAGTTGATAGCGGAAGGTTACCTTGTAACCAAAGTCGGATCCGGTACAACAGTTGCATTAGATTTATTTGAAACAGAAATAAAATCTCCTCGTAAAACTTCGGCCTCTGAGTCTCAGATCACCTTATCTGAGAAGGCCAAATTTTATACCGCCCTTGCTGAACAATTTATCGCCAAGCCCACTACCCCGTTCTCAATTGCACAGCCTAAAAATGATGTTGCGATGGATGCAAACTGGGACAGAATAAACAGAAGAGTTAGATCATCTAAAACTGCAGGACCAAGCACATACCAAGAGCCAAATGGTCTCTTATATTTAAGAAATGAAATTGCTAATTATGTAAGGAAAGCACGTTCAGTTTTATGTGAACCAGAGCAAGTTATTATCACAAGTGGTACCCAGCAAGGACTGTATTTAACTGCAAAGGTTCTTTTAGAAGAAAAAGATAAGGTCTGGATAGAAGATCCGACTTATCTTGGACTGAGTTCTATTTTGAAAGATTTTAAGATTAACATGGTACCTATTCCTGTCGATGAAAATGGTCTGGATGTTGATTTTGCTATAAAAAAATCTCCCAAAGCAAAAGCAGTCTATGTCACTCCTTCCCATCAGTATCCACTTGGGATGGTTATGAGTATGGCAAGACGTCAGGCACTTATTAATTGGGCCATCAAAAACAATAGCTGGATCATTGAAGATGATTATGACAGTGAGCTTCGCTACTCAGGTCACCCCTTTCCTTCTTTGCAGGGTCTTGATCCCCAGAGGGTCATCTATCTCGGGACTTTCAGTAAGGTTTTGTATCCATCACTAAGATTAGGATATCTTATTTTACCAAGGCCATTGGTAAAAGCATTTGCTGGTGCAAAAGCAATTATTGATAGGCATTCTTCTTTATCTGATCAGCAAGTTCTTGCAACGTACATGAGTGAGGGATACTTCGAGTCGCATATCAGAAGAATACGAGCTGTTTACGCTCAAAAAAAGAACCTCCTGGTCGAACTCCTAACCAAGGAGCTTTCTTCAACTTGCTCCATTCAGAACAATGACCAAGGAATGCACCTTATCCTTTGGCTTCCGCCAAAATCAAATGACACTTTAATTGCAAAGGAACTCCTCAAAGAAGGTATTGTAGTAAGAGCGGTCTCGACGCTTTATTCAAATGGTAAGGGTCGCTCCGGGTTGATGCTAGGCTATGGTGGCCACACGAATCAACAGCTTGCAGATGCAGTGAAAAAGTTAAAACGCACCCTACATAGACTTATGATTTCCTCTCCCTAA
- a CDS encoding dihydrofolate reductase family protein, protein MRKVILVEFISIDNVIQAPGGPDEDTSDGFKFGGWLAPFFDQALGEALEISYGQPYDLLLGKKTYDIFAGYWPKVAAQTEGISETDRKFALEFDACTKYVATHNTDSLKWKNSKSLGLSVTQEVDKLRKEDGKNLLVIGSSKLAHTLLAHDLVDEMHLMIAPIILGKGKRLFDENSRPTSFKLNRSAVSTTGMLLMHYLRDGEVKTGSVA, encoded by the coding sequence ATGAGAAAAGTCATCCTCGTTGAATTCATCAGCATAGATAACGTCATTCAGGCACCGGGCGGTCCCGATGAAGATACTTCAGATGGCTTCAAATTCGGTGGTTGGCTCGCGCCCTTCTTCGATCAAGCTCTAGGTGAGGCCCTTGAGATTTCATATGGGCAACCATATGATCTCTTATTAGGAAAAAAGACCTATGACATCTTTGCTGGTTATTGGCCCAAGGTGGCAGCTCAAACGGAAGGCATAAGTGAAACAGATCGAAAGTTTGCATTGGAATTCGATGCTTGCACAAAATACGTAGCTACTCATAATACTGATTCTTTAAAATGGAAAAACTCTAAATCTCTCGGTTTAAGTGTTACCCAAGAGGTAGATAAACTTCGAAAAGAAGATGGAAAAAACCTCTTAGTCATTGGTAGCTCTAAGTTAGCGCATACTCTACTCGCACATGACCTTGTCGATGAAATGCACCTCATGATCGCACCTATCATTCTTGGAAAGGGCAAACGTCTTTTTGATGAGAATAGTAGGCCCACTTCATTCAAGCTTAATCGCTCCGCTGTTTCTACGACAGGTATGCTTCTCATGCATTACCTTCGAGATGGAGAAGTTAAGACAGGCTCTGTTGCTTAA
- a CDS encoding GFA family protein, with amino-acid sequence MHKGSCLCGSVNFEIDGDFESFFLCHCKHCQKDTGSAYAANLFSTKAKLKWISGKEHVKTYNLPGTRHAKSFCSECSSAVPNEAGFLQVPAGSLDTQFNLKPNAHIFCSSSANWERGLENIQQFEKFPN; translated from the coding sequence ATGCATAAAGGTTCTTGTCTATGCGGTTCAGTGAACTTCGAAATCGATGGAGATTTTGAAAGTTTCTTTCTTTGCCACTGTAAACATTGTCAAAAAGACACTGGCTCTGCCTATGCTGCGAATCTTTTCTCTACTAAGGCAAAGCTAAAATGGATTTCGGGAAAAGAACACGTAAAGACCTATAATCTTCCTGGAACACGACATGCAAAGAGCTTTTGCAGTGAATGCAGTTCAGCAGTTCCCAACGAGGCGGGCTTTCTTCAAGTTCCAGCTGGCAGCCTAGATACTCAATTTAATTTAAAACCAAATGCTCATATCTTTTGCAGTAGCAGTGCAAATTGGGAGCGTGGTCTGGAAAACATCCAGCAGTTCGAGAAGTTTCCTAATTAA
- a CDS encoding class I SAM-dependent methyltransferase has protein sequence MKQITIPDHTAVRVALWRAMHAQIDASPIFKDEFGLKLVAPDESWKERGDMHPQGTRGYRASIVGRARFIEDLLLEKINHGVTQYVILGSGLDTFAQRRPDIASKIKVFEIDEPQTQAWKKKRLAELDYTIPDYLKFVPVDFEYGESWLEKLKENGFKLDQPTYVVSTGVSMYLTREANLDTFQKVSTLASGSTLAMTFMLPPELVEPEDRVPYEMVMKRTAEAGTPFLSLFASSEAITLAEEAGLKDVRHVSRQDIIQMYFAGRPDDLKPSSGEEFLVVTT, from the coding sequence ATGAAACAAATCACCATTCCAGATCATACCGCAGTTAGAGTTGCTCTTTGGCGTGCCATGCATGCACAAATCGATGCCTCACCAATTTTTAAGGATGAATTCGGTCTGAAGTTAGTAGCACCAGATGAAAGCTGGAAAGAGCGAGGAGATATGCATCCTCAAGGGACTCGTGGATATCGAGCTTCCATTGTTGGTCGAGCTCGATTCATAGAAGATTTATTATTAGAAAAAATCAATCATGGTGTTACTCAGTATGTGATCCTAGGCTCTGGTCTTGATACATTTGCTCAGAGAAGACCTGATATCGCTTCAAAAATTAAGGTGTTTGAGATCGATGAACCTCAGACTCAAGCCTGGAAGAAAAAGCGATTAGCAGAACTTGATTATACCATTCCGGACTATTTGAAATTTGTTCCTGTTGATTTTGAATATGGAGAGTCTTGGTTAGAAAAGCTAAAAGAAAATGGTTTTAAATTGGACCAACCAACCTATGTTGTGTCGACTGGTGTTTCGATGTACCTCACAAGAGAGGCCAACTTAGATACTTTTCAGAAAGTATCGACTCTTGCTTCAGGATCAACACTTGCGATGACCTTTATGCTTCCACCAGAGTTGGTTGAACCAGAAGACCGCGTTCCTTATGAAATGGTCATGAAAAGAACTGCTGAAGCAGGGACTCCATTCTTAAGTCTGTTTGCGTCTTCGGAAGCTATAACGTTAGCGGAGGAAGCGGGTTTAAAAGACGTGAGACATGTTTCAAGACAAGATATTATTCAGATGTATTTTGCCGGCAGACCTGATGATCTTAAACCTTCGAGCGGGGAAGAGTTCTTAGTGGTTACGACTTAA
- a CDS encoding GNAT family N-acetyltransferase: METRNYFVRRAQHSDAQPIIDSHDRSIREICSKDYTQEQIDAWSARKLKTEHWCQTIDRDFVWVVELDSEVRGFGHLAKMDDEVAEVMGLYFTPELLGLGAGKELFRVLITEAKSLKIKRLQLLATITAKSFYEKFGFKQIEGRCSIEMRGVDIPCFPMESIL, encoded by the coding sequence ATGGAAACTCGAAATTATTTCGTTAGACGTGCACAGCATTCTGACGCTCAACCGATCATTGATTCTCATGACCGATCAATCCGCGAGATATGCTCGAAAGATTATACTCAAGAACAGATTGATGCGTGGTCGGCTCGAAAGCTAAAAACAGAACATTGGTGCCAGACAATTGATCGTGATTTCGTTTGGGTAGTTGAATTAGATTCTGAAGTCAGAGGCTTTGGACACTTGGCCAAGATGGATGATGAAGTGGCAGAAGTTATGGGGCTCTATTTTACACCAGAGCTCTTGGGGCTGGGAGCTGGTAAGGAACTTTTTAGAGTCCTGATTACAGAAGCAAAATCCCTGAAGATAAAACGACTCCAACTCTTAGCAACGATTACTGCGAAATCATTCTATGAGAAATTTGGTTTCAAACAGATAGAAGGTCGGTGTAGCATTGAAATGCGTGGAGTTGATATCCCCTGCTTCCCAATGGAAAGCATTCTATAA
- a CDS encoding FMN-binding negative transcriptional regulator, with translation MYRPKVFAEDRIEYLHRFIHTYPLGLIITQNINAGILANFIPASLHQDGSKGTLRFHLARMNSQVESLRTGNDVLVVFNGPNAYVTPEAYPTKKRDGKAVPTWNYSMVQVRGKSKVIDDPQWILKQINDLTNASEARVSSNWKVSDAPTQYIENQLKLLIGLEIEISQIEGKFKVSQNQVEENRQGVEEYFNRIGNSEMANFVAKKGALK, from the coding sequence ATGTACAGACCAAAGGTGTTTGCTGAGGATAGGATCGAATATCTTCATAGATTTATTCATACCTATCCGTTGGGCCTTATCATTACCCAAAATATAAACGCAGGAATCTTGGCCAATTTTATTCCTGCCTCTTTGCATCAAGATGGTTCAAAAGGCACACTTCGCTTTCATCTTGCTCGGATGAATTCTCAAGTTGAAAGTTTACGAACTGGGAATGATGTATTGGTTGTCTTCAATGGACCCAATGCTTATGTCACACCTGAGGCCTATCCTACAAAGAAAAGAGATGGAAAAGCAGTTCCTACCTGGAATTACTCAATGGTCCAAGTTAGAGGGAAGTCAAAAGTAATCGATGACCCACAATGGATCTTGAAGCAGATAAATGACTTAACCAATGCTTCTGAGGCGAGAGTTTCGAGCAACTGGAAAGTTTCGGATGCTCCTACTCAATATATTGAGAACCAATTAAAACTTCTTATAGGTCTTGAAATTGAAATTTCTCAAATTGAAGGCAAATTCAAAGTAAGTCAAAACCAGGTTGAAGAAAATCGACAGGGAGTAGAGGAATATTTTAATCGAATCGGAAATTCAGAAATGGCAAACTTCGTAGCGAAAAAGGGCGCTCTAAAATAG
- a CDS encoding GFA family protein — MIYQGGCHCGNIRYEVEANIDSGITCNCSICSKKGHILAFAPESHFKLLKGETSLSDYQFNKKTIHHLFCKNCGVSSFGRGTMPDGTKMVSINVRCLEEFDFKNLPVTEFDGKSH, encoded by the coding sequence ATGATTTATCAAGGTGGATGTCATTGTGGGAATATTCGCTATGAAGTCGAAGCGAATATTGATTCGGGAATAACGTGTAATTGTTCTATTTGTTCCAAAAAGGGGCATATTCTGGCCTTTGCGCCTGAAAGTCATTTCAAGCTTTTGAAAGGCGAAACTTCACTTTCGGACTATCAATTCAATAAGAAAACTATTCACCACTTGTTCTGTAAAAATTGTGGTGTCAGCTCTTTCGGCAGAGGGACTATGCCTGATGGAACGAAAATGGTTTCTATCAATGTGAGATGTCTGGAAGAATTTGATTTTAAAAATCTACCTGTCACCGAATTTGATGGAAAAAGCCATTAG